The genomic interval GGCCGCCTGAGTAGGTTATATAACGGTGTTATCAGGTTTGTATGTATTTGTTGAAAAGCATAGATGTGCATGGTCATTGTGTAGATATTTTTATGGGTCCATTCAAGTcataaccaatttttttttttttatatataataatccatccAAATGTCTATTTCATTCATAAAAGTAACTAAGCTACATCTGATAGCCCCAAATATACCCCATACCtgtaaggaaaaagaaaaaaatcatatcCAATTATTACTTTCTGTCTCCGCCTGAGGCTTCCTTCTgtccgatttttttttatttttttacgccatttttGGGTGTATAAGAACTGTCCAAATGTAGAGCAGTAGGTATGAATTCCGGTCACatcaaataaataatattttttttataatgaaaagttatacaatatcccaacatactttctgtattaatttctctGGTTGCTGTCTTTTAGTAAGAACCTTTATTTAACCAGGACAGCTTTTTATCCACTTGAAGTAATGCTATGGACTCTGATAACTACTGTAACAATGGAGGTTCCTATGGCTCTGTcacctacatcagtttatcggcgctggaatgtagttactagcaatgtgtttttattttaaaaacaatgttttttaacaaagttatggcgtttagaacatttatgcaaattaggtccttaatgcccaactgggcggtttttttaattttcaaccaagtgggcgtatgacaaagaggtgtatgacgctggccaatccgcatcatacacctctctgccttacacccaagctagattcactgagcagcgtgatctcgcgagaccgcgctgtcacttccgcccacaggtccttcatccctgcgtctgaagacagcatctttcgtctccctccaggctgctgctgctgctgctactaccgatccgacgactgggacttctcatcggcctggagggagacgaaagatgttgtcttcagacgcagggatgaaggacctgtgggcggaagtgacagcgcggtctcgcgagatcacgctgctcagtgaatctagcttgggtgtaaggcagagaggtgtatgatgcggattggccagcgtcatacacctctttgtcatacgcccacttggttgaaaattaaaaaacgcccagttgggcattaaggacctcatttgcataaatgttctaaacaccataactttgttaaaaaacatagtttttaaaataaaaacacattgctagtaactacattccagcgccgataaactgatgtaggagatagagcatttttattctggtgaccgagcctctttaagcagagattttgaaaattgtgaggaattgatacagaaaattgtataacttttcattatacaaataaTACCTTTTTATATGCTGAAACCGGAACATCCATTTAAAATGTACCTCTAGTTAGAAGTGCGGATACATATCCCACCAGAAAAGAAAAGTGACGGCAGAAGATGCTGCTGACAGCGGGCAGTCTGATTGCCTAGACAGCCGTACGTCAACGGAAGCCTCTTCTGCAAGCGTCGCCAGATATAACTTGTAAACTTCTGACAGGCTGCCCTATGGAaatgaccgtagttttcatccgtaattacagatgaaattgcggacccattcatttctattggttacggacacctttccgtatatttacggatgtgtgtccgtgccgtagaaatgatccgcaaaatatagaacatgtcctattattgTCCGCAATTTCGGATGGTTACAGATGTTTATCCGTAGTCGTCGgatccgtatttgtggacagtaaaaacctgtcgtgtgcatgaggccttacactttgGTGCCCTATGTCATAGTTACATCACAATGTCTTGCAATCTGTACTAAGATTTGGACCAATCAGAAGCAATACCGATTGGTTCTGTTCTCATCAAATCGGTGATGTGCGTTTGGTGTATACGTTGAGAACACTTCTCGACATATATACTGACGTGCCGATAGACTACTATTAGCTAAACGGATGTAAAAATAGTGTCCTTTTGGCGTATACGTTTTGGCCGGTATACTTCAGCAACTGTCTTGAAAAGCGTAATCGACTCCAATCTTCAATATTAGTGCATCACGCAAAAAAACGTATACAGCGTGGAATACTTTTTGTTCACAATAGGAGCTCATGGCAAATGTATGAAACTGGACAGGCATGCAGTTGCAAACGTTTGAAGCGTGCGTTCGGAGCAATATTCATATGTAGAACGTAACTCTCTAATgtggtgtgaacacagcctaaactgCAGTTTAGGATGTGTTCACATTACTGTATTTCTTGTATAGATTTAAGCCATGAAAGGTTGTGAAAATATGAGACGTTCTTATACATTAACCGTCCTGTATTGATGACCCATTTCCAGAAACATTGGAGTCCTTTTTCAACTGAAATGgccttgttgcctatagcaaccaatcagagcttagCTTTCCTTTCTTAAACCATTCTGGGAAAATgagagctgctctgtgattggttgcgaTGGGCAACAAGGCCCTGCACACAGCTTTGCTAAATTAAGTTGCATTCTAGATTCTTCTTTTTTGCTATGCTACTGGACAATATTGCGTCACATACTATTTGCACCCGAATAACCATATTCTTGAGGAAAGCGCATTGCCTGCCGTTTTATAAACCTGTCTCGATAACTAGTTAACTCTCCCTGAGACATTTTCTAGAACAATGACACTTGATATTAACATATAGATAGAAAGTGTTGTTCTTCGTGTCAAGGCAGGGTACAAGCTAAACTATACAAACTAACTGGTGCCATGGCAACAGCAGCAGCTGTGCGAGGGGGTAGCAACTATATACAGGTCTGAGGGTACACGGGGTCACACATTTTATATTTCTCATACAGTTTCACACAGTGGATATTAACCTACTGATCGCATCCACATAAAGGGGTCATGTATAAACGTCTAACACATTCAAAGATCCTCACCACATGCTAAACCAGTAGAGGCTGTGATGGCGTGAGGCTTCTGTAGCGCTACGGTGGCCTCCTCAGAACAGCGAGCGGCGCTCTGGCTTTGATCAAATATATAAATGTTATTTTCATTATGCCATTCTTAGATTTGAACCTTTCTCAAGTCTTCTCAAGCACACACTTTActaattatatctattatttataTTGGGCCAACCTATTCTGTATGGAAATTTATGCTGCAGCGATGCCCCTTACTAAGTTGTGGTTCTTTCAGGGATGTACATAGAATGGAAAATGGCGCCCCCTGCTGTTGCTGTTTCCTGCCATCACACTCCACCACAAAATTGGGGTAATTTACCCCCTCATGTTGCTGTGGTTGTGAATGGGGTAGCCCTGTGTAGCTTCACACCAACCATAACAAAGGGTGATCGGACTGGCACTGTTCTCCATAGGCCTATGTTTACAATGTCAAGTGTGGCGTCTCTGAAGACGAGCCCCAGTGTAAATGAGCAGAGCTACCCTATTTTTGTCTGAAGACTGATTTTATAAGGTTTCACCAACAAAATAGCATGTGCGCTAACAGCCGATAATGGCCTTCAACATTATCAAGTAGTGGTTTTACTGTAAAAACATAAAATGACACTAAAAAGTAGTAACAGTCAAGAAGGTGACTAGAGATCCACTTTTTAAAGCTACATATAAAATTAAGTACTTTTACTTTGCTTATTTTCTACCGACCGTTTGTGTTTTGTCGCAATTTCTCTCTAGTCACATTCAATGCTGCATCAAAATTTCTGTTTGTCATGTTAACTCTGTCCCATGGCCCATAGTTCAATATCTATATGGATAAAGCTGTACTGTAGTGCATTGTGGAAAATGTAGtatgcactaaaaaaaaaaaaaattgtagtatGGATTTTCAACTATTGCGCTTTGAATGGAGTAGATATCCTGTAACTTAAAGGTAATCTCTGCTTTTTATTATCCCTTTGCATTAGAAGGGTCCACTAAAAAAAAATAGGTGATCACCGGTTGTGTTGCTGGAACTCCCAGTGAGTAGCAaatgtttaatttccctacagcgcctccatagggaaaatgaagcattacatgctgcccattgaaatcaaatgcTTGTCTGGGTAATGCTCGAACAGGCCCAGTCCTCCAGAGTGAGCAACTCGTTGTAGATGTTTTCTGTCGTGGCTAATAGATGGCAGCCCCGAAGGTAGATCTTTAACCCAcaaatgccctaatagggtatgtaaaaaaaaaaatagattttcaagtgtggggacaaccactttaaaataTTTGAAAAGTTCCTCTATATTCTATGTAGAATGATGTTAAAAAGTTGAGGTGCATCATAAAGTTCTcccaagggctcattcacactctGTATCGGTGTTCCCTGTCCcctcctatatttttttttacacaacgacTCCTTTACTACAAATATATGACCAAAAGATGCTATACTGGTGTTTCAAAAAATAACCAAGCCTGGAAAACCAGCAGCCAAGTCATAGTCAATACAATTAGACACAATCTGATTTATTTACTGGTGGTGGTGGCGGTAAACTAGgtatataccttttattatatactatattatatatcaaTTGTATCCGACCCCACTAACCAATGCTCTCTCCAGAATTACAGGATTATTGTATGTTAATGAAATTTGaaaaaagctgaaataaaataacattaaaaaaaaaatacttcatgTGAAACAAAAAAATTGACGACGATTCTTCTTCAAACATTACATTTAATAGAAATACAGAATTTACTTGTCCTTTTATTAAACAATAACCATTATGTCTATGATGACAATAGAGTTGCAGGTATTTGCAAGATTACAACTAATGTGACACAGTAAACATTCACATGCAATGAGAAAAGTGCATCATCCGAGAAGTATCACATGTGTGGATGACCGTATATACAGTATGAGAACTGTGAGTACCGCTTTAACCTGGTGATATGAACGACGGTCTTAGACAGTCACACCGTTTTagaaacaggtctacacataatcAATATATGGCTCAAAATACGGATCTCTTTTATGTGGTCCGTTTATCCTGGGTCCTTAAGAATTATACAATATTTTCCTTGAGGCATCAGTATaatgagttaggctgggttcacacggccatgttacgtccgtaatgtacggaacgtatttcggccggaagacccggaccgaacacactgcagggggccgggctcctagcatcataatgatgtacgatgctaggagtccctgcctagcATCGTACAGTACggggcagttgtcctgcagcgaggcagggactcctagcatcgtacataactatgattctaggagcccggcccccagcagtgtgttcggtccgggtcttccggccgaaatacgttccgtacattacggacgtaacatggtcgtgtgaacccagcctcaaaacAATGGACCTCTGGTAAATAATTGTACCAGGGCCTTGTTGCTTACTTCAATTAGAGATTACCTTTCATTTAAGATACGGATGTCAACCCTGGGTGGTTCCTATGGACGTATTcattgagactttttttttatatgtgaggCCGAATGTGTATCCAAGGTTCCTACAACTATAGCGCATTGTTCCAAAGTAACTGACCAAAAACACCGCCAGTGTATATAGAGAACAGCACATGCTCCAATCTCATGCTTTTCTCAAACATTTTGGGGACACCAATAGAGAATTTGGTCATGTCTAAAACTAGTGCTGAAAATACTGTATGTGTTGTCCATGGCATCTAAATTATTTGCCGCGCACAACAACAATGGTCTTTCCTAACGATTGTTATATACAGGATCCCATTTTATAGTGTCATTTGGATCCGTAAGGCTTCCAGATGTTTTTAAAGGAAGTTATGGAAGAAAACTCAAGAGGACTGGCTAATCTCCTGGTCACAAAGTCGTTCCAATTCCACTTGTTAGTGGTAATGGATTGACAATGTGACCATTCTTTAGCAGATCTCTAATGTTCAAGAGGTTGTCAGCTCCTATGTTATCCATATCTGTCCAAGAACCATCACCCCGGTTTCCTTTTCGGAAGGAACATCGAACTTTATCTTCGAGAGCATCTCTATTCATTGGGTAACAGTTTGAGAACGAAGCCGCTACACTTCTCCCAATGACAGTGTGTTAGGACGTCCTGTAGGAAAAACTCCTTGAACTAAATCAAGCAGATACTGAACCTTTCTTCTATTTTCCCAACACTTAGGTCTTTGTAAGTCGAATAGACAAGGTTTTTTGTGGGGACTGGTTTTGGAAATGCACAAATTACACTTTCAACACCATAAGCCACAGAAACAAATCCCTTAAACTCAATGAATACTGCTTATAAACTACATGTGGCTCCCTAACGCCCACCAAAGATATTGCACACCTTACAGCTTGGATCCTTCTTGGCATTGGCCGTAGAAAGACTCATCAACTGATGCCCTTTGATCTCTGACAGTTGCCCCATGGCCATGGGCACTGGTTCAGTGTAGACTATCTCTAGTATAAGATCTTGTGCGTGCCAGTAACTTCCCTGCTCTCCCTGGGTCAGAAAAGGGTTGTTCTGTGGGTTTAGCAGAGGCAAACGGGCACTGCAGAAAGCATCGCCTTGTGATCCTCGAGGAGCCAGCACAAGGACAACATAGTGGTAGGCACTGTACATGCAGTAGAAGTCGGCAAAGTAAAGGTGTGTGTTTTCGTTAAAGAGATGCCCAGCTGGGATTGTCACCCTCCATCTCCCATAGGGCGAGTCATGCGGGGGCAAGCCTGTGTTAAATTCGGTGTTGCAGCTGAAGAAAACACCATGGAGTGTGCCACTGATTGGTGATCCATGGCTCCCGCTCTGGTCTTTTAAGGATGGAAGCATAAGACTTCCCCACTTGTCCCTATCCAAATGATACAAGAAAGGGGGAAAAAAGGTGAGAGGTTTGAAAGATAAAATGTCCAACAAGGGCAATGACCATATACTCTTCTGACGGTAATGGGTAATAAAATCCTCACCAAGTATAATTCCCTAAAATGAGGGACAAGAACAAATAACCAATAAATATAAGCCATTTTCATTTCTGCTTTTTGTTTTAGTGGAGGATGTCACATCTGCCTTGCAGATTGAATATTTTGCTAGATTTCATGTAATTTGCCATAGAAATCGCACTGCACTGTCATGTATGAGGGGGGTTTTGTAGGATTCAGCTTCCAATGCAACATTTGCCTAGTGTTGGAATACCTGGTACATGTAAGTTTGGTGTAAAGCCAGCCAAATAGGTACGTAGTTATAAGAGGGTGTAAAGGGCAAAGGCCCCTCTGCGCCATAGAAAAGAcgctagtattataaatggcatatggtaggggggggggcctgttacattggggcccaggagcggcAGGATTTGCCTTTGGGTCCAACATACATTAAAATCATCTGATTTTGGTGGGATTGTTCAACAGATAGCCAAAAAAAACTTCATTATGACATGTCTGTTAAATGGGGGGCGAAAGTCTGACTTTTTGATTTAAGGAACTCGTTTTATCCTAAATAGGCAAGGAGTCCAGAAAGTCCAGTTGTGCCTAATTTGCCAGGAGATGTGGTTCACGGCAGATGGGACAATCCCTGCTGGATAGGCCTGGGTCGCCGTCTGCTGAACAGTGAGCTGGACTCTTGTTTTTGCGTTTTAAAGGTGTGGCCAATATATTAATGGTTGGGGCACTTTGAAAGCCGCCACCCCTTCCTAGCTGAAGAAATTTATGctaagcaggtttttttttttatatgatactAAATATTTACTAATGTACAACTACAATAAATGTGCCAGTTGCCACACACCTGACATGCTGGAAATATTCTGCCGTCTGGTTCCGGTAGAAGACCTGGAATGATAACATACGTCCTGCGATTCCTTCAGCTTTCTCTTGCAGCTGTTTGACCTGCTCCACGGCATAATCTGTGATGAAGGAAATCACATATATCAGATCTTATAGCTTCCACCTGCTGCCAGGGTTATGTACATCAGATAATGACGGCAGGagtgtagctatagagggtgcataGTTAGCGGTTGCACTCGGACCCTTAAGCTTAAGGGGGACAAAAGGTCACTATGCCACATTAGAAGCCAATAATATTATATATGGCACATGGTAtgtggggggccctgttacaaaaTTTGCATTTGgacccagaagcttcaagttatgcctctgaatGAAGGTAAATGAAAATCGGCAACTGAATATGTTAATTCACCTTTTGCCTGGGTTTCAGATTCGCTTATTAttctcttaaaggaacactaaagatAAGAAATACACACAAATAAATCCTCCCTTAATCTTCTCTTTTCCTTTTGATCCCAGTTTGTGTCGTATTTCAATTACAactaagaaatatataaagtctCTTTGTGTAGCAGGAGATCAGCCATTTCTCCCCCTGCTTCTCCTAACAATCCTCtgtctggctgtaagacaactggctgcagaaggAGCCTTCCTCCTCTGCCCTGTCTGCAATAGTAGACAAAGACTTTAAAGCACCGCCCCTTCGGAAAGCCCCGCCCCTGAGTATCTGGCAGATGAAAAGTTAAGAGATGAGAAAGAAATTAACCTTTGTGttctctgcaagatttctacaagGTTTGTGTTAGGAACAAGGAGACTGACAATACTGCAAACTGACAAACTCTTTTTTACTTCTATTAATTGTTTCTGGGTTTAgtgttcccttaaaggggtttttccatgagagaaatttatgacatatccacagaatatgtcataaatgactTAAATATAAATATGGAGCCTGGTAAATTGTTATCTAATTCTATTGC from Rhinoderma darwinii isolate aRhiDar2 chromosome 3, aRhiDar2.hap1, whole genome shotgun sequence carries:
- the PHYHIP gene encoding phytanoyl-CoA hydroxylase-interacting protein, whose protein sequence is MDPPLTAPHGIQISDITCDSFRVSWEMPPYDTRRVTHYFVDLNKTGGQKENKFKHRDVPTKLVAKAVVLPMTVRGHWFLSPRTEYTLAVQTAIKRSDGEYTVSGWSETLRFCTGDYAVEQVKQLQEKAEGIAGRMLSFQVFYRNQTAEYFQHVRDKWGSLMLPSLKDQSGSHGSPISGTLHGVFFSCNTEFNTGLPPHDSPYGRWRVTIPAGHLFNENTHLYFADFYCMYSAYHYVVLVLAPRGSQGDAFCSARLPLLNPQNNPFLTQGEQGSYWHAQDLILEIVYTEPVPMAMGQLSEIKGHQLMSLSTANAKKDPSCKVCNIFGGR